TCATTTCCACAATGGTTCCGTTCTGATCAACTTCattttccacagttttattctcCTGCTTAGTTTGGACAATGGTTCCGTTCTGATCAACTTCattttccacagttttattctcctcttgtttCGTTTGGACAATGGTTCCGATCTTATTACCAGTGGGATTTTCCACAGTTCTGTTGTCTTGCTGTTTCGCTTCTACAATGGTTATGTTTTTGTCATCAATAACTTTTtccacagttttgttgtcttgctGATTAGCTGTAACAATGGTTCCGTTCTTATCATCAACTTTTTTCTCCTCAGTTTTATTGTCTTGCTGTTTAGTTTCAACAATGGTTCCGTTTCTATCATCTACTTTATTCtccacagttttgttgtcttgctGTTTAGTTTCAATAATGGTTCCATTTCTATCATCGGTcttttccacagttttgttgtcttgctGTTTAGTTTCAATAATGGTTCCATTTCTATCATCGGTcttttccacagttttgttgtctAGGTGTTTAGTTTCAACAATGGTTCCATTTCTATCATCGGTcttttccacagttttgttgtcttggtGTTTAGTTTCAACAATGGTTCCATTTCTATCATCGGTcttttccacagttttgttgtctAGGTGTTTAGTTTCAACAATGGTTCCATTTCTATCATCGGTcttttccacagttttgttgtctAGGTGTTTAGTTTCAACAATGGTTCCATTTCTATCATCGGTcttttccacagttttgttgtctAGGTGTTTAGTTTCAACAATGGTTCCATTTCTATCATCGGTcttttccacagttttgttgtctAGGTGTTTAGTTTCAACAATGGTTCCATTTCTATCATCGGTcttttccacagttttgttgtctAGGTGTTTAGTTTCAACAATGGTTCCATTTCTATCATCGGTcttttccacagttttgttgtctAGGTGTTTAGTTTCAACAATGGTTCCATTTCTATCATCGGTcttttccacagttttgttgtctAGGTGTTTAGTTTCAACAATGGTTCCATTTCTATCATCGGTcttttccacagttttgttgtcttgctGTTTAGTTTCAATAATGGTTCCATTTCTATCATCGGTcttttccacagttttgttgtctAGGTGTTTAGTTTCAACAATGGTTCCATTTCTATCATCGGTcttttccacagttttgttgtcttgctGTTTAGTTTCGACGATGGTTTCGTTCTTATCATCAATAACTGCTTTCTccacagttttgttttcttgctctttaGTTTCCAGAAATGTTTCGTTCTTAGCAACAGGGATTGTTAGCAAGATTtcgttttcctgttctttagtttccaaatcatttctcttcttttcaaccATCTTGTCCAAAATTTTATTCTCCTGCTCTTTACTGGCTTCAATATCTGTCCCATGTTTATCACCAGCAGGTGTTTGTACCGTTTTGTTTCTGTGCTCAATGGTTTTAACAGTGCTTTCATTCTCGGCAACAGGATTTTCCACAGTTCTGTTCTCTTCCTTAGTTTCAACAATGGTTCCGTTCTTGTTATCAATTGCTTTCTCTAATGTtatgttctcttctttcgtAGTTTCCAGAACTGTTTCATTTTTGCCTTCAATGCCTTTTACCGAGGTTGTATTCAACGGTTCCTTTGTTTCAACAATAGTTACATTCTCATCACTCATGGTCTCGTCTGAGGTAACTTCGTTCGTGTCATCCATATCAGTGGTCGTTTCATCATGCATGAAATAGTCCATCAAGATGGGTTCCCCCTCGGAACCCACCTCCATCACCCCTGTGCCCCCCTCCACGGGGGCACCACCCTTCTCCATGAAGGAGACGTGCTCTTGCACGTCTCCCATGCCGCCCCCGAAGGCGGCCAGCACGCAGATCACGATGAAAAGGTTGCAGCAAGACATTGGTCTCAATATCTTCCGTCAATCAAAATTGTAAATGTCGGAATATCTGTTTTTGCAGGTAATTTATTACAAAAAAGTTTGGGTGCTGTCCTCAGACCCTCATCTGATGACGAGATCCGTACAGGCACACGTACAGGTAATacacgtacacgtacacacacatacaaacacccacacacaaataaacgTACGCACACACGtagccactcacacacacacacacacatacacacatacagagaggcggcgggtcaggggatcggtttgtttacgttttcaagatttgaatgatttggtttttataagtatgtgcaggtgttagttcactgatatgttgtcctggaggttaccaacgttaggttatgacatggcaccaccgtgaaatgatgagttacaccaatatattatttacgttagccaaagactgctcggcggcggctgtccgtgtcactagcaggcacccacactccactgtccactttgtgtcctcaaccatgtttaaatagttaacctctgattactgagaggctacacacacaatattctcttcgctactatagatatcactattatcggtatcttcatctccaccgcggactggcgtctggcggtgcagtaacactgcaattacagaatacaacgagacctggacaggctgatagcatgggcagacaggtggcagatggagtttaattctgataagtgtcaggttatgcatttaggtaaagacaacacaaactttaactatgagatggagggatgttggctagaggcagtagaggaaggaaaggatttaggagtagtgatagacaggactatgaaattttcaaagcaatgtttagaagcaagaaatagggcaaataggatcctgggttttataaatagaaatgttagttataaaagtaaggaagtggtgcgtagcttatataattcctatgttaggccccatttagagtattgcatacaggcctggtcaccccactataggcaggatatcaacatgttagaagcagttcagagaagagcaactaggatgataccagcattaaagcgcctggagtatagagatagattaaaggaattaaacatgttttcatttgagaggagatgtataagagggatatgatagagttatttaaaatgttttcagatacaaactacatagatgtgagatctttctttaccttagaggaggaaataggactagaaatcatggcaggaagattagaaagcaaggctgcaggttagatataagaaaatatttctttagtcatagagtggtagacttctggaatgcattgccagagacggttgtaaatagcactagtttgacaatgtttaaaaacagattagataagcacttaaattcattagatttataattatgtatagcactgcatgatagtttttataagaaatttactatagttaaataagacatgatccccatgtatggggaccacaaattgtagaggatttcgctgcaggacttagccctgttaatgggccaaatatttagaattagtatataatgtattgtgtacttgtaagtgtatctttaagtactgatgacgaggtcgctgtgcgactgatacaggataacctagatgggccctggtggccctttgttatcctattatttatgttactgcagttggccggcattttaccgttgcatttctactactgctgctgctgctgcataccactcaattcataccattacgaatgattttttttcatgttagtttgctataatttaggtattttccatcagttttaaaagggaaccacaatatattatgaagacggccgtgtgtcttttatttatatattcatttttaggttttttttacaaaaatatttatgaaagagctgtgtgatttgctttatgtagatagaaatgataaatgctagatatttaaattggcaatttctaacacacacacacacacacacacacacacacgtgtgtgtgtgtgtgtgtgtgtgtgtgtgtgtatatatatatatatatatatatatatatatatatatatatatatatatatatatatatatatatatatatatatatatatatggagctctgatgtattattgccttgtattttgttttattttttgaggtaCAGACTGGATTTTTCAGGCGCGCTTTAATAGTTTTCGGTATGGTACCGGAGGTGAGGTGTAATACCGgaccgagaaaaaaaaaaaaatcggcgCGGAAGTACAGGTACGGACTATCTTCGTTTCGAGGTCCGGAGGAGCGGGTACCGGACTACCCAATATCCAATAACGCGACCAGCTCTGCCAAATACTATTGCCACCACCTCCACGACTCTAGCTGTGTAAGTAGGAGGCTTTTATATGCAGTACTAACCGCCCACCTCCAGCCGTCACGAAAGACGAAAAGTGAAAATGACTGAAGTTTGGAGGGCGAGTGCCGGCGAGTGGCACCGCTGCTTGCATCAGCATAACACCAGTTGCCACATTCACTTGCTTGTTATGTGAAAAGAAAGTTTGTCATTagagtaatattgataatactGCATAGATATAGATAGTACATCTTATCATCCTGTACTTATATTCGAAGTTGTTAATGATATAAGTACGTATAAAGTAGCAATATGAATCTTGCTGGTTCCTCACTGTCGGGAACGCGCGCACTATTAGATGACATTTCGATCAAGAATGTTTTAACCAGGCTACGGCTTGTTCCTACACGCTTGTTTCTTCTTATATAACAACCGTCAAGCCAGCATAACCAATGTTTCTacctgtctttttccttccatctgaaCAAGATAAAAGAATCACCCCTATGATTACTTTCAACTGACGATATCACAAGACCTCCAGAAGACTAGCTATTCACTTCTAAATTCAACAAACGTCAAATAATGCGCGGTTATGTAATATTTACCGAGCGTCAGAACAGGACAATATTTAGCTTAGTTCCCCCTTCAGTTCTGCGACATGCAAAAATTAGCAGCATTATAAGTAATACATGAAGTGTCTTTAAGCATTTCAAGACGTGTGCAGGTGCGGTgaaggtttggtgtgtgtgtatgtgtttcaccAACACTatattattagtactactactagggAGCTTAGCTATTGTAACAGTATTATCatcactgtgtatgtgtgtgtgtgtgtgtgtgtgttcattcaccGCGGTCGCCTCCTCTGGTAGTCACCCATTACGTAAGtgagctcagtgtgtgtgtgtgtgtaattcacatcggtcgcctactggtcacccagctagtcttccccattacggagcgagctcagagctcatagaccgatcttcgggtaggactgagaccacaacatatactctacacaccgggaaagcgaggccacaactcctcgagttacatcccgtatctattaactgccaggtgaacacaccccacacattaagagccgcgcccatttgcctcgccgctttccgggacccgaacccggaccttctcgattgcgagtcgaacgtgctaaccactacactacggtgtgtgtgtgtgtgtgtgtgtgtttcactgtttgatctgctgcagtctctgacgagacagccagacgttaccctacgaaatgagctcagagctcgttatttccgatcttcggataggcctgagaccaggcacacaccacacaccgggacaacaaggtcacaactcctcgatttacatcccgtacctactcactgctaggtgaacaccacctacacgtgaaaggagacacaaccaaatatctccacctggccggggaattaGGAAaccgaaccccggtcctctggcttgtaaagccaccgctctaaccactgagctaccgtgtgtgtgtgtgtgtgtgtgtgtgtgtgttactactgctggtgtTGCTATTGCTTTCTGTGGCAAATTGTCCATTATAATATTATGTTTTACCAGTATATTGGTAAATAATAGTCATACAATACTACAATAATTAATGTTAGCACAGGCAGACAATGAGTATGAGACGTTGTCAAATTTTCAGTAACACAAGTAAACTACAATATACCTTAATATAGTATGTATACTGcaggtgacaaaaaaaaaaaaaaaagtttggttgGCTCTGttcacctccctccttcatgGCCCCACACTATTTTAAAGAAATCAACACTCATGTCTGcccattgatatatatatatatatatatatatatatatatatatatatatatatatatatatatatatatatatatatatatatatatatttttttttttttttttttttttgtggctgtCATAGGTAAGCACTGTTAATagttaatattaatagtaaagcAAGCAATCAATCAACTGAgatgtaaagaaataatgatgagagtACAGTCATAATGAGAGAATGCCAACatgatggcaataataataataataatgataatgataactatGTAATTATAATTGTAGCTTTACTGGCATGAAGTAACAAACAGGAGAGCCAAGAGACATTTATTGGATTACTACCTTGGGATCATAGAAAAATAGTCAATCTACATCAATATTCCTTTAATTAGTCAgggtaaagaaaatatagttaattaatctctctctctctctctctctctctctctctctctctctctctctctctcacacacatgcatgcacgcaCCACAGCTGGGCACACACATCCACAGCACACACTAGTTAACCACTGCCTCTTCATACTGACTCTTACCTGTAAAACTTAGCTAAAAGTACGGACAAATAGTTAATATACACACATCTATAGTTCTTGAatcttacaaaaaaaattattaaagtaGGTTGAACATTTATGATTAAAAATAAGTGATAGCATTGGTCAAAATACTACAATGTTTCTAAGGGTTGTGGGAAAATAATTTGTCCTGTGACTTTCTTAATTCTCAAACCATCTCAGCCTCACCTTAGCCAAGAACTAACCTCTGCTCAGACAccaaaccataaaaaacacagaGACAGCTTAAGTGGagaaaaagtgagtgagagacaaaacagatatacataaacaaacaggcAGAACAGGAGActaaaacagaagaaatatacagagaaaaaaaatacaggggaTGAAATAAACCTAtgctttcctaacctaacctaacccaagctaaCATAAACTGGCAGAACAGAAGATTTAGCaacagaaatataaatagaaaatgaa
The DNA window shown above is from Portunus trituberculatus isolate SZX2019 chromosome 4, ASM1759143v1, whole genome shotgun sequence and carries:
- the LOC123511137 gene encoding inner centromere protein A-like, with the translated sequence MSCCNLFIVICVLAAFGGGMGDVQEHVSFMEKGGAPVEGGTGVMEVGSEGEPILMDYFMHDETTTDMDDTNEVTSDETMSDENVTIVETKEPLNTTSVKGIEGKNETVLETTKEENITLEKAIDNKNGTIVETKEENRTVENPVAENESTVKTIEHRNKTVQTPAGDKHGTDIEASKEQENKILDKMVEKKRNDLETKEQENEILLTIPVAKNETFLETKEQENKTVEKAVIDDKNETIVETKQQDNKTVEKTDDRNGTIVETKHLDNKTVEKTDDRNGTIIETKQQDNKTVEKTDDRNGTIVETKHLDNKTVEKTDDRNGTIVETKHLDNKTVEKTDDRNGTIVETKHLDNKTVEKTDDRNGTIVETKHLDNKTVEKTDDRNGTIVETKHLDNKTVEKTDDRNGTIVETKHLDNKTVEKTDDRNGTIVETKHLDNKTVEKTDDRNGTIVETKHQDNKTVEKTDDRNGTIVETKHLDNKTVEKTDDRNGTIIETKQQDNKTVEKTDDRNGTIIETKQQDNKTVENKVDDRNGTIVETKQQDNKTEEKKVDDKNGTIVTANQQDNKTVEKVIDDKNITIVEAKQQDNRTVENPTGNKIGTIVQTKQEENKTVENEVDQNGTIVEMKQQDNRTVEKAVIDDKNVTIVETKQEENKTVENPTGNKIGTIVQTKHEENKTVENSTGDKSGGDIEISKEEENKPLLQGVHDKIETDETISKEIENKTFQKAVAKNNETFEGTNEQENKMIFSRNETDAETKEPQEEIALPLIPGAKNETFEGTNEQENKMIFSRNETDAETKEPHEEIALPLIPGAKTKHLRN